In the Vibrio sp. FE10 genome, GTAGCCGACCCAAAAGACGTCGGTATCGATGAGTCTTACGACTATTTTGAAGACGGTGTTTTAGTGGTTGAGAACGGCCATGTCGTCGACCTAGGGCATGCCGACGAGGTATTAGCTCGCCAACCTAAAACACTCGAAGTAAAAGAATACAAAGACAAGCTGATCACCTCTGGCTTTATTGATACGCACATCCACTACCCTCAAACAGGGATGATCGCGTCTTACGGTGAGCAGCTTCTTGATTGGTTAGAAAACTACACCTTCCCAGAAGAAAAACGCTTCAAAAACCCAGTCTACGCACACAAAGTGGCGAAGCTATTCCTAGATGAATTAGCAAGCAACGGCACCACCACGGCACTGGTATTCGGTACCGTACACAAAGAGTCCGTCAACGTATTCTTTGAAGAAGCTGAGAAGCGTAACCTACGCATGATCGCGGGTAAGGTACTGATGGATCGCAATGCGCCAGACTACCTGACTGACACACCAGAATCGGGCTATGCCGACTCAAAAGAGCTGATCGAAAAGTGGCACAAACGTGGTCGTCTGCACTATGCCGTAACACCTCGCTTCGCGCCAACCAGCACACCAGAACAACTCGAAACAGTAGGTAAGCTGCTAGAAGAATATCCAGATGTGTACATGCACACGCACCTTTCTGAAAACAAGAAAGAGATCGACTGGGTATTAGAACTGTTCCCAGAACGCGACAGCTATTTGGATGTATATGACCACTACGGTCTGTTGCACAAACGTTCGGTATTCGCTCACGGTATCCACTTATCAGATTGCGAATGTAAACGCCTCGCGGATACCGATTCTGCAATTGCCTTCTGCCCAACTTCGAATCTGTTCTTAGGCTCTGGCCTGTTCAAACTACCAAAAATGGAAGAACACGGCATTCGTGTCGGTATGGGAACTG is a window encoding:
- the guaD gene encoding guanine deaminase gives rise to the protein MTTQRKAYRASILHSVADPKDVGIDESYDYFEDGVLVVENGHVVDLGHADEVLARQPKTLEVKEYKDKLITSGFIDTHIHYPQTGMIASYGEQLLDWLENYTFPEEKRFKNPVYAHKVAKLFLDELASNGTTTALVFGTVHKESVNVFFEEAEKRNLRMIAGKVLMDRNAPDYLTDTPESGYADSKELIEKWHKRGRLHYAVTPRFAPTSTPEQLETVGKLLEEYPDVYMHTHLSENKKEIDWVLELFPERDSYLDVYDHYGLLHKRSVFAHGIHLSDCECKRLADTDSAIAFCPTSNLFLGSGLFKLPKMEEHGIRVGMGTDVGAGTSFSILQTMSEAYKIMQLQQEKLHPVKSLFLATLGGARSLHLEDKIGNLEVGKEADFVVLDLHATQLMRFRMEQATKLEEKLFVLMSLGDDRTVSETYIYGEKAYDVNFKDYKKLVS